Proteins co-encoded in one Uloborus diversus isolate 005 chromosome 9, Udiv.v.3.1, whole genome shotgun sequence genomic window:
- the LOC129229842 gene encoding serine/threonine-protein phosphatase 6 regulatory ankyrin repeat subunit C-like encodes MDNFSDEEVFSDDSDDSPNPLRDIDPCMIHENFFQLFEKIPKACKRRRTIHEGPGVTLETKLHCAVAHKDASAVLAISTNEKSLIDIRNKAGKTALHMAIESSTAEMVQILLEAGANARVQDQNGWTALHSAAWGKEDKLEIIINHDGVNSVRDVYGRTALHVAAINGHEGVLKKLLAAACKGGNTYSYAGEGGNSYNLNQYEGSSVHAGDNAYLALCEKENNFLNVQDHEGETVLHIAARGSTEMVKMLLEAGASARLEDRSGYMPVHIAVINQMEKNAEAFFDHDNGDLLQSRYGLTSLHYAAKLGFENIVRMLLSRANARERENAELDCDEVKHDYVTALGLSAENRRKIIDMQDKMQWTALHTAANWSSTEIVRMLLTAGADTHQKDKNGYTPLHVIRSGSIAEILCDHDGGNCLLDIVGRTPLHYAVKYRRHEVVENLLFSGVHPHVLDKRGTAPLVFALSGEDWITVQMIISAISLKDIKVDWNKLPTYLQFIDYCQKLLANCNTELQRMKDTKILGHISLSYYDVMMCHVNRLAVYLENSDIQNALSVENLMPSFPNYARMIAFKVRKAERRRILNGQCVQCFSMLSRQLPFLPKYTVDNISVCLNEIEMRNFVRAFK; translated from the coding sequence GAGAAGAACTATTCATGAGGGTCCAGGTGTAACCTTGGAAACAAAACTTCATTGTGCCGTTGCACACAAAGACGCAAGTGCTGTTCTTGCAATATCTACTAATGAAAAGAGTCTCATTGATATTAGAAACAAGGCTGGCAAGACAGCTTTGCACATGGCTATTGAGTCTTCCACTGCAGAGATGGTTCAAATTCTGCTTGAGGCAGGTGCCAATGCCCGTGTGCAAGATCAAAATGGCTGGACTGCCCTCCATTCTGCTGCTTGGGGGAAGGAGGATAAACTTGAAATCATTATCAATCATGATGGTGTGAACAGTGTGCGAGATGTATATGGCAGGACTGCCTTGCATGTTGCAGCAATAAATGGACATGAAGGTGTTCTGAAGAAACTACTGGCTGCAGCATGTAAAGGTGGCAATACCTACTCATATGCAGGTGAAGGTGGTAATTCCTACAACTTGAATCAATATGAAGGGTCTAGTGTGCATGCCGGTGACAATGCCTATCTTGCCCTGtgtgaaaaggaaaataattttctcaaCGTACAAGATCATGAAGGAGAAACGGTTTTACACATTGCTGCCAGAGGATCTACAGAGATGGTGAAAATGCTACTTGAAGCAGGGGCAAGTGCCCGTTTAGAAGATCGAAGCGGCTATATGCCAGTACACATTGCAGTGATCAACCAAATGGAAAAGAATGCCGAAGCCTTTTTTGATCATGACAATGGAGACCTGCTACAGTCTAGGTACGGACTAACTTCCTTGCATTATGCTGCAAAACTTGGATTTGAAAACATTGTAAGGATGCTCCTTTCAAGAGCCAatgcaagagagagagagaatgcaGAACTTGATTGTGATGAGGTAAAGCATGATTATGTTACCGCTCTTGGTCTCTCAGCAGAAAACAGAAGGAAAATCATTGATATGCAGGACAAAATGCAGTGGACTGCCTTGCACACTGCCGCCAATTGGTCATCTACCGAGATTGTCAGAATGCTGCTTACAGCAGGTGCAGATACCCATCAGAAGGATAAAAATGGCTATACGCCTCTCCATGTCATTCGTTCAGGGAGCATTGCCGAAATCCTCTGTGATCATGACGGTGGAAATTGTCTGTTGGATATAGTTGGACGAACCCCCTTGCACTATGCCGTAAAATACAGGCGGCATGAGGTTGTAGAGAACTTGTTATTTTCCGGTGTACATCCTCATGTGTTGGATAAGAGGGGAACAGCGCCACTGGTGTTTGCTCTCTCAGGGGAAGACTGGATAACTGTACAAATGATTATCTCTGCGATCAGCTTGAAGGATATTAAGGTTGATTGGAACAAACTGCCGACTTATCTACAGTTTATAGATTACTGTCAAAAACTATTGGCAAATTGCAATACTGAACTCCAAAGGATGAAAGATACCAAGATCCTGGGCCATATCTCCCTTTCTTATTATGATGTCATGATGTGTCATGTGAACAGGTTGGCAGTGTACCTGGAGAACAGTGACATACAGAATGCGTTATCTGTTGAAAATTTGATGCCAAGTTTCCCTAACTACGCAAGAATGATTGCATTCAAAGTTAGGAAAGCGGAGCGGAGAAGAATACTGAATGGTCAGTGTGTGCAGTGCTTCTCCATGTTATCCAGGCAATTACCTTTTTTACCAAAATATACCGTTGACAACATATCTGTTTGTTTGAATGAAATAGAAATGAGAAATTTTGTCCGCGCTTTCAAATGA